The segment ATGGAGCGGGGGACCACGGGCACTAGCTTAGCTTGCCGCCCGAGGCAGTTAAACGTGCTATCGGCTGGCCGGCGCGAGAAAACAACGCCGCCGACGAACGACATCCAGGCCGCAACGTAGACGGCACGGGCCGGCTGTGCGAGAGCTGAGCCAGGGCCGGGTTCGCCTTGCCGTCTGCTAGAATGCGCGCCCTGTTTTCCGGAGGTAGTCATGACCCTGCTCAAGTTCGCCGATGTGTCCCTCGCCTATGGCACCACGCCCCTGCTGGACAGGGTGTCCTGGCAGATCGCACGTGGCGAGCGGGTGTGCGTCATCGGCCGCAACGGCACCGGCAAATCCAGCATGCTGAGCCTGGTCAAGGGTGTGCGGCAGCCCGATGACGGCGAGATCTGGCGCGCGCCTGGGCTGAAGATCGGCGAGCTGCCCCAGGAGCTGCCGCGAGCCGACGAACGTACCGTGTTCGATGTCGTGGCCGAGGGGCTGGCCGGAGTCGGTGAGCTGCTCGCCGAGTATCACCACTTGAGCATGAACATCCAGAACGATGCCGACCTGGAAAAGCTGACGCACGTGCAGCAGGCCCTCGAGGCCAAGGATGGCTGGCGCCTGCAGCAACTGGTCGACAGCACCTTGAGCCGCCTGCAGCTGCCGGCCGACCGCACCCTGGCCGAACTCTCCGGCGGCTGGCGCCGGCGTGTGCTGCTGGCCCAGGCGCTGGTGTCCGAGCCGGACCTGCTGCTGCTAGACGAACCGACCAACCACCTGGACATCGGTGCCATCGCCTGGCTGGAAGACGCATTGGCGGGCTTCAACGGCGCCGTGCTGTTCATCACCCACGACCGTGCCTTCCTGCAGAACCTGGCCACGCGCATTCTTGAGCTCGACCGCGGCCACCTGATCGACTGGAACGGCGATTACGCCAGCTTCCTGGTTCACAAGGAGCAGCAGCTGGCAGCCGAAGAGACCGCCAACGCGCTGTTCGACAAGAAGCTGGCCCAGGAAGAAGTCTGGATTCGCCAGGGCATCAAGGCACGACGCACCCGCAACGAAGGCCGCGTCCGAGCGCTCAAGGCGATGCGCGCCGAGCGCAGCGAGCGGCGTGAGCGCCAGGGCAAGGCCAGCTTCCAGCTCGAATCGGCGGACAAATCCGGCAAGCAGGTGATCGTCGCCGAACACGTCAGCTTCGCCCACCCCGGTGGCGAGCCGCTGATTCGTGACTTCTCCATGGTGTTGCAGCGCGGCGACCGCATCGGCCTGCTCGGGGCCAACGGTTCGGGCAAGACGACGCTGCTCAAGCTGCTGCTCGGCGAACTGCAGCCCAGCAGCGGCAGCATCCACATCGGTACCAAGCTGGAAGTGGCGTATTTCGACCAATTGCGTCACCAGCTGGACTTGGAGAAGACGGTCATCGATAACCTTGCCGAAGGCCGCGAGTTCATCAGCATCGATGGGCAGAATCGCCACGTGCTGAGCTACCTCGGCGACTTCCTGTTCAGCCCGCAGCGCGCGCGCACGCCGGTCAAGGCGCTCTCGGGCGGCGAGCGGGCACGGCTCTTGCTGGCTCGCCTGTTCAGCAAGCCGGCCAACCTGCTGGTGCTCGACGAACCGACCAACGACCTCGATGTCGAGACGCTCGAGCTGCTGGAAGAGGTCCTGCTGGGTTTTGCCGGTACTGTGCTGATGGTCAGCCACGACCGGGCCTTTCTCGACAACGTGGTCACCAGCACGCTGGTGTTCCAGGGCGACGGGGAGGTGCGCGAGTACGTTGGCGGTTACCAGGACTGGCTGCGCCAGGGCGGTTCGCCAAAGCTGCTCGGCATCGCCGAGCGTGCCGAGAGTCGGGCCGACAAGCCGCAGGCAACCGAGGCCAGCACGCCGGCGACGGCGCCGCAGGTCGAGCCTGCCGCGAAGAAGAAACTCAGCTACAAGCTGCAGCGTGAGCTCGATGCCTTGCCCGGCAAGATCGACGAGGTGGAGCAGGCCATCGCCGCCGTACAGGCCGAGATCTCCGCGCCGGCGTTCTACCAGCAGCCGAGCGAGGTGACCGGGGCTACGCTGGCGCGGCTGGAAAGCCTGCAACAGGATCTCGATACGCTGGTCGAGCGCTGGGCCGAGCTGGAAGAATGAGGCGCGGTCGCCATTCTCGATGGCAGAGATGGCGAACTGATGGCCAAGTGAGATGGGTCAATGCTGGCCCGATCGGCGCCTATTAAGTTGCGCCGGTCGCAGTCACGATGATGGAGCATAGATGGCTATCGAGTACCGAATCACCCTGGATGACGAGCACGATTTCAGCTACCGGATCGAACTGGATCGTAGCTACGATCGTGAGGCGGAGGCCCAGGCGCCGCACTGGACGCGGCTGGAGCATCAGCGCTGTGCCAATTGCCCGCTGAGTCGCGAACAGTTCAGCCACTGCCCCGCAGCGGTCGATCTGCACCGCGTGATCGAGGATTTCCAGGGCCTGCCGGCCGTGCAGAAGGCGCTGGTCTGGGTCCGTACGCCGGAGCGAGAGTACACCAAGGTGGTTGGGCTGGAAGAGGGCTTGCGCGCGCTGCTCGGCGTGATCATGGCAACCAGCGCCTGCCCGGTCCTGGCGCGGCTCAAGCCGATGGCGCAGCAGCATCTGCCGTTTGCCAACAATCGGGAGTTCGTACTGCGCGCGGTGTCGCTGTACCTGGCGCGGCAATATTTCAACCTGCGCGAGGGTCGTCATGCCGATTGGGAGTTGCGTGGCCTGGTGCGTTCGTTCCAGCAGTTGCAGCTGGTCAATCAGGCGTTCTGGCAACGGATTCACGACACCTGCAAGGGCGACTCCAACCTCAAGGCGTTCCTGACCTTCTTCTCGATGGCCTCGAGCCTGACCGTTTCGCTGGAAACCCAGCTGCAGAAAATCCGCCCGATGGTGATGGCTGCAGGCGACGAGGTGGAAGTCGTCGCCTGAGACGCCTGCTGGCCCCGCGGATGCGCGGGGCCGTTGCTTTATTCGGACTTTTTCAGGCGCACCGCCAGCACGTCGCATGGCGCACCGTGCAGGATGTCGTTGGCGGTCGAACCCAGCAGCAATGCCAAGCCGTGCCGGCCATGGCTGCCGACGACGATCAGATCGCAGTTCTGCTCCTTGGCCAGCCGGTGGACTTCCTGACGCGGCTGGCCGTAGGCGATGTGGCGATGTTCGGGGAGCAGGCCAGGGTACTGCTCGGCAAAGACATTCAAGCGGTCCCGTGCCTGATCGAACTGCTGTTGCTGCAGGGTCGACAGGTCCATGGGCACGTCACCGCCGAAGGCCATGGCCATCGGCTCGATGACGTGGACGAGCATCAGCTTGGCGCCGCTGCTGTTGGCCAGATCCTGCGCCCGCGCGACGACCGGATGGCACTCCTCGTGGAGGTCGGTGGCGACCAGTATGTTCTGGTAGGGCATGGTGATTCTCCTCGGCTTGCGTATGGCAATTATGGCCCGCAGTGGCGCGAGCGCTGTTCTGATGGCTGCCGTTATACGAGCCCGGCGGGCGATGCGCCAGTGTTGCATGGTCGCGCCGAACCACCGGACCGGCGTCGGGCTGCTATCATGCCGCCCTTGTGTGCCGGGTCGCCTTTTGCGCTGCGAGAGTATTTGAATGGAGATGTTTCACAACGACTATCTGCTGGCCTGGAGCGTGTATCTGGTCGCTGCCCTGGGTTGCCTGCTGGTGTGGTTCCGCTTCACCGGCTGGATGTGGCGGGCCCTGCGCGAGCCGTTGCGGCTGATCGTTGCGGTGCTGCTGTTCACGCCGACGATCGTCGACCCCGCCAAGGAGCAGTTCGCTCCGGCGATCGCCATCACGGCGATGGACATTCTGCTCGATGTCGGCAACAACGCCTGGCGCGCCGTGGCCGACCTGGCGCTCTACGGTGTGATCGCCTTTGCGCTGTACCTGCTGCTGGTGCTGGTGCGCTGGCCGATCGAACGCAAGGCGCGCCAGCGCCGGGCCGCTCGTACCGAGCAGGCGCAGGAAGAGGACGAGGACCCGCGCACCCTGCGCGAGCGGCTGGCAGCGGGCGAACCGCAGGATTACGTGCCGCACGGCCGCTACGTGCGAACCGAACCCAGGCTCTAGGTCCTCGTCTTAGCTCACGACCTTCTCGCGGAGTATCGGCATGTGCGAATTGCTTGGCATGAGCGCCAATGTCCCCACCGATGTCGTTTTCAGTCTCACCGGCCTGATGCAGCGTGGCGGGCGCACCGGCCCGCATCGCGACGGCTGGGGCGTCGCCTTCTACGAGGGGCGCGGCCTGCGCCTGTTCCAGGACCCGGTCGCCAGCTGCGATTCGGAAGTGGCGAAGATGCTGCAGCGCTACCAGATCAAGAGCGAGGTGGTCATCGGCCACATCCGGCACGCCAACGTCGGAACGGTGTCGCTGGCCAACACCCATCCGTTCACCCGCGAGCTGTGGGGGCAGTACTGGTGCTTCGCGCACAATGGTCAGCTGGCCGATTTCTATCCGGCCGAAGGCTTCTATCGGGCGGTCGGAGAAACCGACAGCGAGGCGGCATTCTGCGATCTGCTCAACCGGATACGCGACCAGTTCCCCAGCCCGGCACCTGCCGAGTCGCTGCTGCCGCTGCTGATCGAGGCGTGCGGCGAGTACCGGACCCGCGGTGTGTTCAACTGTCTGCTGAGCAACGGCGAATGGCTGTTCAGTTTCTGCACCACCAAGCTGGCGCAGATCACTCGCCGAGCACCGTTCGGCCCGGCGCAGCTGCGTGATGCCGAGCTCAAGGTGGATTTCCGCGCCGAGACCACGCCGGACGACGTGGTGACCGTGCTGGCCACCGAGCCGCTGACCGACAATGAAGCGTGGGACCTGCACGCGCCCGGCCAATGGAGCCTCTGGCGCCTGGGCCATTGTGTCGCCAGTGGGCAGGTGCCGGCATGTTGAGAAGCTACCTTCGCCTCGCGCTGTTCGCCCTGGGCCTGCTGGTCGGCGTCCAGGTACCGGGCTTTCTCGAGGCCTATACCCGTCACGTCGAGGCCCGCCGATTGGAAGCACAGGAGGCACTGCGCGGCTTCCACGACACCGCGCGGCGCTTCTTCGATGGCGATCTCGACGCCCTGGTCGAGCACTACCGTGGCAGCGACGATCCGGTGATCCAGAGCGATGCGGCCAGCGTCGATCGACTGGTGCAGCGCGCCGCGCTGCTCGAGCGCGAGTGGCAGGCGATGCAACATCCCTGGTATGCCCGCGCCTGGCATGTGCTGATGGGCGCCGAGCGTTCGCTGCGCCAGGAGGTCTGGCGCAGCTACGAATTCCGTGTGCTGCTGGCGCCGGACGCGGTGGCCTGGGGCATCGGCTTGGCGCTGTTGCTGGCCTGGCTCGTCGAGAGCCTGTTGCTCGGGCTCAGCTATCCGTTCCGGTCACGCCGCAGGCGCCAGCGAATCTATCGCTGAGCGCGCCTGCACGGTCGTGCTACTTGGCAAGAAAACGCATGCCTTCTTCCAGCCCGCTCAGGGTCAGCGGGTACATGCGGTCCTCGACCAGTTCGCGAACGATGCCGGTCGAGGCGGTATAGCCCCAGGTGTCCTTCGGGTAGGGGTTGATCCAGACCAGCTTCTTGTACTTTTCCATGAAGCGCTGCATCCAGACGTAGCCGGCTTCCTCGTTCCAGTGCTCGACGCTACCGCCGGCCTGGGTGATTTCATAAGGCGCCATCGCCGCGTCGCCGACGAAGACCACCTTGTAGTCAGGGCCGTACTTGTGCAGCAGGTCCAGTGTCGAGGTGCGTTCGGACATGCGACGGAAGTTGTTCTTCCACACCGACTCGTAGATGAAATTGTGGAAATAGAAGAACTCGAGGTTCTTGAACTCCGTGCGGCAGGCCGAAAACAGCTCTTCGCAAACCTTGACGTGGGCATCCATCGAGCCGCCGATGTCCATCAGCAGCAGCAGCTTGACCGCATTGCGGCGCTCGGGGCGCATCTGGATATTCAGCAGGCCGGCGTCGCGCG is part of the Stutzerimonas balearica DSM 6083 genome and harbors:
- a CDS encoding universal stress protein, yielding MPYQNILVATDLHEECHPVVARAQDLANSSGAKLMLVHVIEPMAMAFGGDVPMDLSTLQQQQFDQARDRLNVFAEQYPGLLPEHRHIAYGQPRQEVHRLAKEQNCDLIVVGSHGRHGLALLLGSTANDILHGAPCDVLAVRLKKSE
- a CDS encoding DUF2937 family protein, whose protein sequence is MLRSYLRLALFALGLLVGVQVPGFLEAYTRHVEARRLEAQEALRGFHDTARRFFDGDLDALVEHYRGSDDPVIQSDAASVDRLVQRAALLEREWQAMQHPWYARAWHVLMGAERSLRQEVWRSYEFRVLLAPDAVAWGIGLALLLAWLVESLLLGLSYPFRSRRRRQRIYR
- a CDS encoding class II glutamine amidotransferase, whose protein sequence is MCELLGMSANVPTDVVFSLTGLMQRGGRTGPHRDGWGVAFYEGRGLRLFQDPVASCDSEVAKMLQRYQIKSEVVIGHIRHANVGTVSLANTHPFTRELWGQYWCFAHNGQLADFYPAEGFYRAVGETDSEAAFCDLLNRIRDQFPSPAPAESLLPLLIEACGEYRTRGVFNCLLSNGEWLFSFCTTKLAQITRRAPFGPAQLRDAELKVDFRAETTPDDVVTVLATEPLTDNEAWDLHAPGQWSLWRLGHCVASGQVPAC
- a CDS encoding ATP-binding cassette domain-containing protein; translated protein: MTLLKFADVSLAYGTTPLLDRVSWQIARGERVCVIGRNGTGKSSMLSLVKGVRQPDDGEIWRAPGLKIGELPQELPRADERTVFDVVAEGLAGVGELLAEYHHLSMNIQNDADLEKLTHVQQALEAKDGWRLQQLVDSTLSRLQLPADRTLAELSGGWRRRVLLAQALVSEPDLLLLDEPTNHLDIGAIAWLEDALAGFNGAVLFITHDRAFLQNLATRILELDRGHLIDWNGDYASFLVHKEQQLAAEETANALFDKKLAQEEVWIRQGIKARRTRNEGRVRALKAMRAERSERRERQGKASFQLESADKSGKQVIVAEHVSFAHPGGEPLIRDFSMVLQRGDRIGLLGANGSGKTTLLKLLLGELQPSSGSIHIGTKLEVAYFDQLRHQLDLEKTVIDNLAEGREFISIDGQNRHVLSYLGDFLFSPQRARTPVKALSGGERARLLLARLFSKPANLLVLDEPTNDLDVETLELLEEVLLGFAGTVLMVSHDRAFLDNVVTSTLVFQGDGEVREYVGGYQDWLRQGGSPKLLGIAERAESRADKPQATEASTPATAPQVEPAAKKKLSYKLQRELDALPGKIDEVEQAIAAVQAEISAPAFYQQPSEVTGATLARLESLQQDLDTLVERWAELEE
- a CDS encoding DUF6901 family protein yields the protein MAIEYRITLDDEHDFSYRIELDRSYDREAEAQAPHWTRLEHQRCANCPLSREQFSHCPAAVDLHRVIEDFQGLPAVQKALVWVRTPEREYTKVVGLEEGLRALLGVIMATSACPVLARLKPMAQQHLPFANNREFVLRAVSLYLARQYFNLREGRHADWELRGLVRSFQQLQLVNQAFWQRIHDTCKGDSNLKAFLTFFSMASSLTVSLETQLQKIRPMVMAAGDEVEVVA